From Lolium perenne isolate Kyuss_39 chromosome 5, Kyuss_2.0, whole genome shotgun sequence, a single genomic window includes:
- the LOC127301215 gene encoding glucan endo-1,3-beta-D-glucosidase-like, whose protein sequence is MRKWKKKLGHTLSRLVSPKPPFNLAKPRPDFAPPPPPPPPPPPHSSYPIPPPPPLAMGHGGRPAPPSPGGHVFPQAASTVLPDPARFFAPGLLSAPLPTNCFFQNFTLKNGDQPEYIHPYSVKSAAAALTVCYPTRNHSPTFDIQTFAADLTVSSPSDASAASQPHKVVAFDDLSVTLDFSPSLRAFLVRGCPFVTVATADAAGPVDISVASVHAFLEAAPCDDARTKWRLRMNSGQTFLLYASAPILLSQASVTQLAAPAFAGVIRIAYLPDAAMEPVLDQYSPCYPTAGDAALNRPFCIDYAWRKQGAGDLLMLAHPLHLRLLSQDCSGAVQVLDGFKYRSIDGDLVGVVGDAWALKTAPLSTTWHSTRGVSDDGVGEVVAALRKDVDSLATSPITTTSSYFYGKAIARAARLALIAEEVGCPDVIPAVHKFLKANITPWLDGSFQGNGFLYDSKWGGLVTKQGLQDSGADFGFGIYNDHHYHLGYFLYAIAVLAKIDPSWGRKYMSQAYSMVADFMTLSRKCGASYTRLRTFDLWKLHSWAGGLTEFGDGRNQESTSEAVNGYYSAALLGLSYGDAHLVSVGATLTAFEMLAAQTWWHVREGEGIYEDDFSGNNRVVGVLWANKRDSGLWFAPPEWKECRLGIQLLPLLPISEALFPDTGFVKDLVTWTTPALARDGVGEGWKGFVYALEGIYDKESALAKTRALSSHDDGNTLTNLLWWLHSRGDSSGRCCWYRQYGH, encoded by the coding sequence ATGAGGAAATGGAAGAAGAAGCTGGGCCACACCCTCTCCCGCCTCGTCTCCCCCAAACCCCCCTTCAATCTCGCCAAGCCCAGGCCCGACTtcgctcccccgccgccgccgccacctcctccgccgccgcattCCTCCTACCCGATCCCGCCCCCGCCGCCGCTCGCCATGGGCCACGGAGGACGCCCAGCGCCGCCGTCCCCGGGGGGCCACGTCTTCCCGCAGGCGGCGTCCACGGTCCTCCCCGACCCGGCCCGCTTCTTCGCGCCGGGGCTCCTCTCCGCGCCGCTCCCCACCAACTGCTTCTTCCAGAACTTCACGCTCAAGAACGGCGACCAGCCCGAGTACATCCACCCCTACTCCGTcaagtccgccgccgccgccctcaccGTCTGCTACCCGACGCGGAACCACTCCCCGACCTTCGACATCCAGACCTTCGCCGCCGACCTCACCGTCTCCTCCCCCTCCGACGCCTCCGCCGCTTCCCAGCCGCACAAAGTCGTCGCCTTTGACGACCTCTCCGTCACCCTCGACTTCTCCCCGTCCCTCCGCGCCTTCCTCGTGCGCGGCTGCCCATTcgtcaccgtcgccaccgccgacgCCGCGGGCCCCGTCGACATCTCCGTCGCCTCCGTCCACGCCTTCCTCGAGGCCGCCCCCTGCGACGACGCGCGGACCAAGTGGCGCCTCCGGATGAACAGCGGCCAGACCTTCCTCCTCTACGCCTCCGCGCCCATCCTGCTCTCCCAAGCCAGCGTCACGCAGCTCGCCGCCCCCGCCTTCGCCGGCGTCATCCGCATCGCCTACCTGCCCGACGCCGCCATGGAGCCGGTCCTCGACCAGTACAGCCCGTGCTACCCGACGGCGGGGGACGCCGCGCTCAACCGCCCCTTCTGCATCGACTACGCGTGGCGCAAGCAGGGCGCGGGGGATCTGCTCATGCTCGCGCACCCGCTCCACCTCCGCTTGCTCTCCCAGGACTGCTCCGGAGCCGTCCAGGTGCTCGACGGGTTCAAGTACCGCAGCATCGACGGCGACCTGGTCGGCGTCGTCGGCGACGCGTGGGCTCTCAAGACCGCCCCGCTCTCCACGACATGGCACTCCACCCGCGGCGTCAGCGACGACGGGGTCGGCGAGGTCGTGGCCGCGCTGCGCAAGGACGTCGACAGCCTCGCCACCAGCCCcatcaccaccacctcctcctactTCTACGGCAAGGCCATCGCCAGGGCGGCAAGGCTGGCATTGATCGCCGAGGAGGTCGGGTGCCCCGACGTCATCCCTGCGGTGCACAAGTTTCTGAAGGCCAACATCACGCCGTGGCTGGACGGCAGCTTCCAGGGGAACGGCTTCCTGTACGACTCCAAATGGGGCGGCCTCGTCACCAAGCAGGGGCTGCAGGACTCCGGCGCCGACTTCGGCTTCGGCATCTACAACGACCACCACTACCATCTCGGCTACTTCCTCTACGCCATCGCTGTGCTCGCCAAGATCGACCCGTCCTGGGGGAGGAAGTACATGTCCCAGGCCTACTCCATGGTCGCCGACTTCATGACGCTGTCGCGCAAGTGCGGCGCCAGCTACACCCGGCTGCGGACCTTCGACCTCTGGAAGCTGCATTCCTGGGCCGGAGGCCTCACGGAGTTCGGCGACGGGCGCAACCAGGAGAGCACCAGCGAGGCCGTGAACGGCTACTACTCCGCCGCGCTCCTGGGACTGAGCTACGGGGACGCGCATCTTGTGTCTGTTGGCGCCACGCTCACCGCGTTCGAGATGCTGGCGGCGCAGACGTGGTGGCACGTCCGGGAGGGCGAAGGGATCTACGAGGACGACTTCAGCGGCAACAACCGCGTCGTCGGCGTGCTCTGGGCCAACAAGAGGGACAGCGGGCTCTGGTTCGCGCCGCCCGAGTGGAAGGAGTGCAGGCTGGGCATCCAGCTCCTGCCTCTCCTGCCCATCAGTGAGGCCCTCTTCCCGGACACCGGGTTCGTCAAGGACCTGGTGACCTGGACCACGCCGGCGTTGGCCAGGGACGGCGTCGGAGAAGGGTGGAAGGGGTTTGTGTACGCCTTGGAGGGCATCTACGACAAGGAGTCAGCATTGGCCAAGACCCGGGCCCTGTCATCCCATGATGACGGTAACACGCTGACGAACCTTCTGTGGTGGCTCCATAGCCGCGGCGACAGCTCCGGCAGGTGCTGCTGGTATCGCCAATACGGCCACTGA